In Halovivax gelatinilyticus, the following are encoded in one genomic region:
- the glmS gene encoding glutamine--fructose-6-phosphate transaminase (isomerizing) has protein sequence MCGIIGYTGEGDPVMDVLMTGLSGLEYRGYDSAGVAVTDRARSSGDVSLFKREGELSSLEAALPDGSVDGAAGIGHTRWSTHGPPSDANAHPHTDCTGQVAVVHNGIIENFRELREDLESAGHDFESETDTEVVPHLIEDALAAGESPEEAFRTAVARLEGSYAVAAVVAGDETVYAARHESPLVLGVGEAGHFLASDVPAFIEYTDRVIYLDDGEFATVTPDGVSVTDARGNTIETSVETIAWDPEDAGKSGYDHYMLKEIYEQPDAIRGCLRERVAELSGSVEIPELDGISTTIPTVDARDGRPRPIQFVACGTSYHAALYGARLLRDRGVPAQCFIASEYATERVPVSEGTTVVGVTQSGETADTMRALREAGRAGAETLAVTNVVGSSAARECDHVVYIRAGPEIGVAATKTFASQQVALSMLAAALTDGGSQGLVQSLRAIPDGIQRVLDESDAREIAREYVDSDAYFFIGRGYDAPVSLEGALKMKEITYKHAEGFPAGELKHGPLALVTDRTPVFATITDHAEGDVSKTLGNVKEVEARGAPVVAVTDRRDLVEPFADHVLEVPSIGPAQTPILANVQLQLVSYWVANELGRSIDKPRNLAKSVTVE, from the coding sequence ATGTGTGGCATCATCGGCTACACGGGCGAGGGCGATCCCGTGATGGACGTCCTCATGACGGGGCTGTCGGGACTGGAGTATCGCGGCTACGATTCGGCCGGCGTGGCCGTCACGGATCGGGCCCGCTCTTCGGGCGACGTCTCGCTCTTCAAGCGCGAGGGCGAACTATCCTCGCTCGAAGCGGCCCTGCCGGACGGCAGCGTCGACGGAGCGGCCGGCATCGGTCACACCCGCTGGAGTACGCACGGGCCGCCATCGGACGCGAACGCACACCCGCACACCGACTGTACGGGTCAGGTCGCCGTCGTCCACAACGGCATCATCGAGAACTTCCGCGAGCTGCGCGAGGACCTCGAGTCGGCGGGCCACGACTTCGAGAGCGAGACGGACACCGAGGTCGTCCCGCACCTGATCGAGGACGCGCTGGCGGCGGGCGAATCGCCCGAAGAGGCGTTCCGGACGGCGGTGGCGCGCCTGGAAGGCAGCTACGCGGTGGCGGCGGTCGTCGCCGGCGACGAGACGGTATACGCCGCGCGTCACGAGTCACCGCTCGTCCTCGGCGTCGGCGAGGCGGGTCACTTCCTCGCGAGCGACGTCCCCGCGTTCATCGAGTACACCGACCGGGTGATCTACCTGGACGACGGCGAGTTCGCGACCGTGACGCCCGACGGCGTCAGCGTGACCGACGCGCGCGGTAACACGATAGAGACGAGCGTCGAGACGATCGCCTGGGATCCCGAAGATGCGGGTAAGAGCGGCTACGACCACTACATGCTAAAGGAGATCTACGAGCAGCCCGACGCGATCCGGGGCTGTCTGCGCGAGCGCGTCGCGGAGCTCTCGGGGTCGGTCGAGATCCCCGAACTCGACGGGATCTCGACGACGATCCCCACAGTCGACGCCCGCGACGGGCGTCCGCGCCCGATCCAGTTCGTCGCCTGTGGTACCTCCTATCACGCCGCGCTGTACGGCGCCCGACTGCTCCGCGACCGGGGCGTCCCGGCCCAGTGTTTCATCGCGAGCGAGTACGCCACCGAGCGAGTGCCGGTCTCCGAGGGGACGACCGTCGTCGGCGTCACCCAGAGCGGCGAAACGGCCGACACCATGCGTGCGCTACGCGAGGCGGGTCGCGCGGGCGCCGAGACGCTCGCGGTGACCAACGTCGTCGGCAGCTCGGCCGCCCGCGAGTGCGACCACGTCGTCTACATTCGCGCCGGCCCCGAGATCGGCGTCGCCGCGACGAAGACGTTCGCCAGCCAGCAGGTCGCGCTGTCGATGCTCGCGGCGGCGCTCACCGACGGCGGCTCGCAGGGGCTGGTCCAGTCGTTGCGGGCGATTCCCGACGGCATCCAGCGCGTCCTCGACGAGTCCGACGCCCGTGAGATCGCCCGCGAGTACGTCGACAGTGACGCCTACTTCTTCATCGGCCGGGGCTACGACGCGCCGGTCTCGCTCGAGGGCGCGCTGAAGATGAAGGAGATCACGTACAAGCACGCGGAGGGCTTTCCCGCGGGCGAACTGAAACACGGCCCGCTCGCGCTGGTGACCGACCGCACGCCCGTCTTCGCGACGATCACCGATCACGCGGAGGGCGACGTCTCGAAGACGCTCGGCAACGTCAAAGAGGTCGAAGCCCGGGGCGCACCCGTCGTAGCGGTGACCGACCGGCGCGATCTAGTCGAGCCGTTCGCCGATCACGTCCTGGAGGTGCCCTCGATCGGACCGGCACAGACGCCGATCCTGGCGAACGTGCAACTGCAGCTGGTGTCGTACTGGGTCGCGAACGAACTCGGCCGGTCGATCGACAAACCGCGTAATCTGGCCAAGAGCGTCACGGTGGAGTGA
- a CDS encoding sugar phosphate nucleotidyltransferase, giving the protein MNDTSAIVLAAGEGTRLRPLTRNRPKPMLPGATTPILERVLDHLIEAGVTDVTIVVGHGRRRVQSHFGPTYRNVSLSYVTQEKQLGTGHALLQAESAVDGPTLVVYGDQLVGTPVIADVLAAHDDAAVTLGALDHPDVTAYGGVRVDGDRVVDIAERPHEAEAYLLNAGVYVVDERLLSAIDAAESTPGEQSLVSGISHLVESGEPVSGVRTSGLWVDATYPWDLLTVADALFEAGLAGECGGDERSTSEEAVVAESAVVREPVEIDADCEIGPGAVVGPSVALGENATVESNAVVTHSVLDRDVRVGANATVRDCVAGAAVEIGAGSTIPGGLADVRIGEEVATDVRLGAVLADRVTDEGAVTYVPGAVVGANAQIATGTRVDGVVDAETEVRS; this is encoded by the coding sequence ATGAACGACACGTCGGCGATCGTCCTCGCCGCCGGGGAGGGGACGCGGCTGCGGCCGTTGACGCGGAATCGGCCGAAACCGATGCTTCCAGGAGCGACGACGCCGATTCTCGAACGGGTCCTCGATCACCTCATCGAGGCGGGGGTGACGGACGTGACGATCGTGGTCGGTCACGGGCGCAGGCGCGTCCAGTCACACTTCGGACCGACCTACCGCAACGTTTCACTCTCGTACGTCACGCAGGAGAAACAGCTCGGAACCGGCCACGCCCTGTTGCAGGCCGAATCGGCCGTCGACGGGCCGACGCTCGTCGTCTACGGCGACCAGCTGGTTGGCACGCCCGTGATCGCCGACGTGCTCGCCGCTCACGACGACGCGGCGGTCACGCTCGGCGCGCTCGATCACCCGGACGTGACCGCCTACGGCGGCGTTCGCGTCGACGGCGACCGCGTGGTCGATATCGCCGAACGACCCCACGAGGCGGAGGCCTACCTGCTGAACGCCGGCGTCTACGTCGTCGACGAACGGCTGCTCTCGGCGATCGATGCGGCGGAGTCGACGCCGGGCGAACAGTCGCTCGTCTCCGGGATCTCGCACCTGGTCGAGTCGGGCGAGCCAGTCTCTGGCGTCCGAACGTCCGGGCTGTGGGTCGACGCGACCTACCCGTGGGACCTGCTCACCGTGGCCGACGCGCTGTTCGAGGCCGGACTGGCCGGCGAATGCGGGGGCGACGAGCGATCGACGTCCGAGGAGGCCGTCGTCGCCGAGTCGGCCGTCGTGCGCGAACCGGTCGAGATCGACGCCGACTGCGAGATCGGCCCCGGCGCCGTCGTCGGGCCGTCGGTCGCACTCGGCGAGAACGCGACCGTCGAGTCGAACGCCGTCGTCACGCACAGCGTCCTCGACCGGGACGTCCGCGTCGGCGCGAACGCGACGGTCCGCGATTGCGTCGCCGGAGCCGCCGTCGAGATCGGTGCCGGTTCGACGATTCCGGGCGGCCTCGCCGACGTCCGCATCGGCGAGGAGGTCGCGACGGACGTCCGGCTGGGTGCGGTGCTCGCCGATCGGGTGACCGACGAGGGGGCCGTCACCTACGTCCCAGGGGCCGTCGTCGGAGCCAACGCGCAGATCGCGACGGGAACGCGCGTCGACGGCGTGGTGGACGCGGAGACGGAGGTGCGATCATGA